GAGATCGTGAAGCGGATGCTCACTGTCTCCTTATTTAAAGAGAAGACAACGATCCCATTCCTTAATTACCGTAAGTATGCGTTTGTTAGTTCCTGGCTGATTGTAGCGATTGGAATCGGTATGGCTGTTTATAAGGGTAACGATATCTATGGTATCGACTTCACAGGAGGAGACGAGATCTCCATGCACTTTAAACAAGAGCTAACGGTCGCTGAGGTAAATACGGTAGCCGCCGAGTTGGATATCACTGAAGTAGGTGTAACTATCCAAACACCCCTGGGTGCCAATACGGACCCGGTCTTGAAAATCGCTACTGCATTTGATCAGGGTGATATCCTATGGAAGGCGCTTGAATCGAAATTTTCTGACCGTGGCCTGGATCTTTTGGGAACCAACCAAATCGGTCCCACCGTGGGTAAGGAGATTCAGTTCAATGCCTTCCTCTCCATTGGAATCGCACTCGTGTGTATCCTTTTATACGTAGGTCTCCGATTCGAAGTTGGTTTTGGCGTGGGCGCTGTGGTCGCTACGGTGCACGACTTGTTCATGACGATTGGTATTTTCGTACTGTTCGACAATCAGTTCTCAGCACCGATGGTCGCTGCTCTGCTGATGATCGTCGGTTACTCCTTGAATGATACGATTGTAGTATTTGACCGTATTCGTGAGGAGCTGGATCTGAATCCAGGCCTTAAACTGAATCAGGTCGTAAATCTTGCGATCAATCGCACCTTGTCTCGAACGGTGCTTACGTCTTTGACCACCTTATTGGTGACGGTGTCTCTGTTGGTATTCGGAACAGGAGTTATCCGTGATTTTGCCTTCACTTTTGTGGTGGGTATCTTGACCGGAACTTTTTCATCTATCTTCATTGCAAGCCCCGTCTTCTATTGGTGGCACAAGGGTGACCGTCGTCACGTTGAATCTCATTTTGACGTCCTGCCCAAGTATGAGTGGGAGGCCGGTAGTAAGGAAAAGAGTTAAGGAAAGTGGAGTGGCGAAATGCATCCGTTCCAGAACGGAAGGTAGCCCATTTCGCTAAATCACTCGGTGTACCCAAGTTAATCGCCCAGCTTCTGGCGCGGTTGGATATCGAAGAGGCTGAGGACGCACATGCCTTTCTGCATCCACGACTAAAGCACTTGGATGATCCTTTTAGGCTGTCGCATTTAGAAGCGGCTGTGGATCGAGTGCGCAAAGCCATGGCTGCCAACGAGCGGATCGTTATCGTTGGTGATTACGATGTCGACGGAGTGACTAGCACAGCATTGCTCGTACATTCACTTAATCGCTTTGGAGTATTCCCCGAGTATACGGTTCCTCAACGACAGGAGGAAGGGTATGGGCTTTCCCGCGCCGTTATCGATCGAGCTTTGGGTGGTAAACCGGCTGGGTTGCTGATCGCAGTGGATTGCGGCACGAATTCAATCGAAGAGGTTCGCCATGCTAAAGCCCAAGGAGCGGATGTGATCATTATCGACCATCATCGCAGCACCGCTGAAGAGCCTAATCCGGCTATTCTTGTAAACCCACATGTGAATGATGGTGCCGACGAGCCTTGGAAGAACTTATGTTCTGTCGGGCTGGTTTTTAAATTGGTTCATGGTATAGTGAAATCCCTGCGCCAGGATGGAGATCCCACGGCATTTAAAATCCAACTCAAAGAATATCTCGACCTGGTGGCCATGGGAACCATCGCCGATCTGGTTCCTCTCGTTGGAGAGAATCGGATACTGGCTAGCCGAGGACTAAAAGCGTTGGAGTCCACACGGCGAGAAGGACTGCATGCGTTGTTTCATGTTTCAGGAATGGAGATCGGGCGCACGATCATGTCTGCCGATATCTCCTTCAAGCTAGGCCCTCGTATCAACGCAAGTGGTCGATTGGCGAATGCCGAGATGACGGTCAAAATGCTGCTCAGTCAAAATTTGCCCCAGTGTCTGGATATGGCCAAGCAACTGGACGGCATGAACAAGGAGCGCCAAGGGATTGAGAGAGCTATCGTTGAGGAGGCAGATAAGTATATTGAAACTCACCTGCAAGGGGCGCATGGCTTTGTGCTTCATAATCCAAATTGGCATCCAGGTGTTGTGGGGATTGTTGCAGGTCGCATCTCACGTATCCACAGTGTTCCTACCATCGTGCTGGGAAAAGAAGGGGCGCTTGCGAAAGGATCAGGTAGAAGCGTTCCTGGAGTGAATCTTGTCGAGGTACTTGGTGAATGTTCAGAGCTCCTGGAAAGTTGGGGGGGGCACCCGATGGCGACTGGAGTCTCGCTACCCCTCGAAAACGTAGAGGCATTTCAAGCAGCGTTCGATGCTGGAGTTAAGCGTGCATTGGAAGGGGACTATTTTGAACCTGAAATTGAAATTGCCGCCTTCATTTCGCCCGATGATATATGCCGCGATTTTATGGATAACTTGTCCATGATGCACCCTTTTGGCGAAGGCAACCCCGAGCCCGTATTTGGTTTGCGAAGAGTTCAGCTTGCTCAATGTCCTGAACCATTTGGTACGGGGCATTACCGATTTTGTCTACGATCAAGCCAAGGATCATACCTATCCGGTGTGGCTTGGAAAAAGGCCGACAATCTCCCTCCCTCGGATCGACATCTGGACCTGGCTATCAAGGTAGGCTGGAATGTCTACAATGGTCGCCGCTCTCTGCAAATGGAGCTGCTCGATTGGAAACCTAATAGTTAGCAGAATTGAACTCGCTTAATTCTCTTCTGGTGACTTTGGAGTCGCTTCCTCCTCTTCACCTTCCTTCTTCGGAGGTATCACTTCAAAGATGACTGAGTTGCCATCGATGTGCTGTTTGATCTCGGGTTGATTCGGATCCTTTGCTTCAGCTTCCACGGCTGTTTCGATGGCCTCTTCAATGGATTGCGTATCAATGTTTCCAGGAGCTGGTGCTATCTGTGCGGCCTTGTCCGCTTCCGCTGTAACCTCCTCCGCTGGAAGATCAGCCACTTCGGAAATTTCCACAGGGATCCCTGTGAATGTGTAGGACGAAGCCTGAAAAGCCAGTCGGCTCATCATGCCATTGATTGCATGATCTGCCTGGCTGCTGGAAAGATTGAGATAAGTGACTGAAGGTGGAGTACTGGCGGGTGCTTCTTCCCCTTCAGCAGGTTCTGGTGGGAGCGGTTGACTCATTTCTACCGTGATGGTTTCCCCGGAAAAGAGTGTGAACTTCAAAGAGCGGGTATTCATTTGAGCATCCTTCCAAGTTTGCGTTTCTTCTTCAACCGCTCGTTCAGCAACTTCTGTAAACCTCAGATTAGTAAAGCGTCCGATCAATGAAGTGATCTCGGATTGCTTAGGAACCCTCACGTCTACCGGGAGGGTACTCACAAAGTCTTTATCCTTGTCGTCGCGACGCACGCCCCAGTCTCCATCTTCTAAAGAGAATTGAATACCTGCTACCTCGTCAGCTTGGAATTCATAGAGAGTTTTGGTGGCCCAATTGGAGGAGCTCGCATCGATATAAGGGCTCTCAGATGAAAGATAGGCCGTCTTTTCATTACGAAAAACAAACGCTTTTCCATTGTTGATGGATTTTCCATAAGTGATTTCAAAAAGGCTGTCATCAGGTCCCGACATTAGCTTGAGCGTTCCCTGGGTTAGATCCAGCCGTTCCAGTCGGTCTTCACGAGCGGTGATCTTTCTACTAATGTCTGATTCAACAAGATCGCGAATCAAAGTATTGAGCTTCGCAAAATCAGCGGGCAGATCGTAAAGCGTGCGGACCACCCAGTTGCCTGAGCCCTCGAGCTCGACTACCACTTGTTCCCCGCCTTTGGCGATTTCTACGCGGTTGACGTCTTTGAGAATATCCTGATCGAAGACTTTAGTCCCTATGAGTGGATCATCTTCAGGAGTAACGAGGGATGCATTACGAATATAATAACCCACCGATGTGGCAACTGCCAGACTGGCGGCAACGATAACTAATGTTCTTAGTTTCATAGGTGAATCAAATTTACTTTCGGTTATGACGACGGATAAAGAAGAGGATGCCGGCGGCAAAGACGATGCCCGGAATCACAGTTAAATTGGCTAAGGCTAAATTGAATCCCAGGCTCTCTACTTTCTCGCGTAGTTTCTTTCGCACCTCTCTTCGCTCTGCACGCTTGGAAGCGGCGTTGCCTTGTAGCTCCTGAATTTCGGCGCGTAGCTCGGGCGTTAAAATCAAGGAATTGCCTCCTCCCTGTTGGGTCTGCAGCTCTCGGATCCGATTCTCGAATACCTGGACCTCATTGTTGAGCTCATCGAGCTTTTGCTGGTACTCGACCTGTGCTTCTTGCTCAATTTCTTCAACCACCTTGAACGGGCGAATGGTATTTCCCCGAGGGCGGATGGAAATCAGGTCCTGACTTCCAGACATGAACTCAATGGTGTTGGTGAGCAGGTTGAGGTTGTCATTTAACGGTTGAAATAAGGAACCGAAAATCCGCTGAACTGAAAATTGCTCCTGCAACCAATCCGAATCGGCTATGACAAAGAGGCTACTTGGAGCTACGGATTCTGTGAGGTGGTTTGAATTGGCTTCTGGTGCGGGTGCTGCCTCAGCACCTTCTGGCGTTGGTGGAGTAGGTTTTCCTTCGGGAAAGGCAGATTTAAGATTACCACGAACAAATCCTGCAATGGTTTCCCGACCTTCTGACGCGGTCATGTTTTGAGTGAGCTGAACCGGATTGCGAATCTGGTTGGCCAGCATGGCGAAAAGCTTTCCTGCCTGGTCAGAGGATTGAACAAGCGGGATGATTTCGAGATCAGCGCCTTCTGCTATTCCAAATGAACCGGGCTCAACCATGAGCAAGGAGTCCAGCTGGGAGAGGATAAACTCATTGGAGTTCAAGGCAGCTTCGTCTAGATTCAACCAGGTTGGCATTTGCATGGGACCGGCTTGTGTACTGACTTGGGCCCCATTGTCAGCGTCGACCAGAATTTCCATGTCGTTGAAATCGATGCCGTAGGCTGTGAAAAGTTGTCGAAGGTTGCTGGTCACTCCTTGTGGAGGTTGCCCCATCATCATTTGCTGCTGGTTTTGCTGAGCCTTCATGAAGTAGCTGGATGGATCCAGCGCTATGAAGGTGGGCTTCCCTGCCAGGACATGTTGGTCGATGGCAAACAGCATTTGCTCATCCAGATTTTGTGGATGCACGACCATTAGCACATCCACGATCGAGGGCCAATCTGCTGGAGTATTAATCTGGGTGATCTCAAAATTCTGGCGTAGTTGTTGCACAAATACCCAGTCTTGTCCTCCAGGCGGCTGCCCGGGAAACATTTGAGGGGTTCCCACAACAGGTAGTCCTGAAATGATGCCGACTGTTGGTTTATCCCATTGCTGGACGGTGTATAGTGCTTTGGCGATGTCGTACTCGAGTGAGTTTTCTTTTTGGTAGGCGAAGAACGGTACGGTTTCCTGGTTATCCGCTTGGGTCAGAACTAAACCGAAAAAGAGATTCTGACCATTGCCCACTGGATTGGGAGTAATGCCAGCTGTGGTGGCTGCCTCCTCTTCTTCGGTATCGGGCTCAGGGTTTATGATGTTCAAGCGAATCATGCCATTGGATGCCGCCTCGAACTGCCGCAGCATTTCTTCCACTCGAGTCCCGTAATTCTTAAAGGATATTGGAAGTCCGTCTACCGAGCGACTGAAGTAGAAATCGAAATCGACCCGCTCTTCCAACTTTTCAACCAGCACCTGGCTCCCTTTGGAAAGGGTGAAAAGTTTGCCGTCAGTAAAGTCCAGCTTCCAGCTAAACAATCCAGCAAACATGTTGGTGAAAATGAGGATGATTATGAGGAGGAATCCAGCGATAAACTTCTGTGATGTATTCATGTGTGTATCGCTTAGTATTAACGTTCCAAGACCACGACGGTCATGAGTAGAGAGATGAAGGAAAGTGAAAGAAAGAAAACCAGGTCCTTGAAGACAATCAGTCCACGGGTGAAACCGTTGAAGTGAGTAGTGTAGCTGAAATTACTCAATGCATCCACCCACGAGAGAGGTAGGAACGAAAGGAAGTTGGTGAAGACCGACCATCCTAGAAATACCAGGCAAAGGTTGATAACGACACTGATGACGAAGCTTATGACCTGGTTCTTTGTGAGAGCTGAAGTGAAGGAGCAGACCGCGAGAAAACTACCCGCCATGAGGAAGCAACCCAGATAACCTGTAAAGATAGGCCCCCAATCGGGATCTCCCAGATAGCCTACCGTGAACATCAGAGGGAAGGTCAGAAAAATGCCAACCGAAATAAATGCCCATCCTGCGAGGTATTTGCCAATGACGCCCTCCTGGATGAGAACCGGGAGTGTAAAGAGAAGCTCCCAGGTGCCGGAGCGTTTTTCCTCTGCCCATAGGCGCATACCTACTGCTGAAATAAAGAAGGTGTAGATCCAGGGTTGCATGCTGAAGAAGACGTCGAGCGATGCCACGCGCGAATCGAAAAAGCGGCCCAGATAGAAGGTAAGCCCTGACGAGACGAACAGGAAGACTATGAGAAATACATAAGCCACCGGAGATCGGAAGTAGCCGTAAAACTCGCGTTTGAAGACAGGTAGAATTTGTTTCATATCCAGCTCTATGAACTAAAAAAGTTGTGGAGAATCTATTTGGTTAGTTCCCAGAAGACTTCGTCCAGGCCAACCGGTGTTTTCTCAAAACGGGAGATGTTCCATTCCTTGTCCCGGCAGACTTTCAGCACAAGTGATTCGATGGACTGTTTGCTTTTGGGATAAATTTCAACGGCGCCTTCATTGATTTCCGCACTGGAAACTTCGGGCAGCTCTTTGAGGGTTTCACGAACGACTTCCAGATCGATATCTTCGACTTCCAACTTGAGCGCATTGTACTTTGGATTGCGCTTAAGAAGGGACTCAGGTGTCTCATCTGCTATGACTTCGCCTTTGGCAATAATGATTACACGTGAGCAAAGGGCGTGAACTTCTTCTAGAATGTGAGTGGATAGGATGATGGCCTTATCTTTGGCCATGGTCCGAATAATTTTGCGGACTTCCTTTTTCTGATTCGGGTCCAGTCCGTCTGTCGGCTCATCCAGAATGAGTACTGGGGGATCGTGAAGGATGGCCTGAGCAAAACCGACGCGCTGCTTGAAACCCTTACTCAAGGTTTCAATGGATTGGTGCCTTACTTTGTTCAGGCGGCAGAGGTCGCAGGCATGGTCTATTTTGTCTTCCCGAATAGTGGGGTCATCGTAGCCGCGAATTTCAGCAATAAATATAAGAAACTCCTCAACTGTCATTTCACCGTAGACCGGACCATTCTCAGGCATGTAGCCAATCCGTTCTTTGACTGCTACTGGGTGATCCTGCACATTGAGCCCATTAACAAGCACAATGCCTGAAGTCGGCCGGACAAAGCCGGTGATCATCTTCATCGTGGTGGACTTTCCAGCCCCGTTGGGACCTAGAAACCCGAGTATTTCACCTCGGTTGACGTCAAAATTGACGCCATTAACTGCGTTGATGGATCCGTAACTTTTGTGAAGGGATTGAACTTCAATCATAGTTGTCTAAGGGCTTCTCAAGGGTAGTTAAGAAATTAGGTTCTAGAAAAATTTTCCGCGAAGAAAAGCAAAAATTTTAGTTATCTGCGAAGGAATTAATGACTCTTCTCGTTCTTTTCTTCAAACATGGTATCCTGTTCCAATTGTGGCTCAGGATGTGGGACTTCGTCTTTGTGAATGTGCCGTGGAGGCTTTCCTACTTTCTTAGTCAGAGCATGCTCGCGATCTTCGACGATTTGATCACATATGGCACATACGTGCATCTTCATCCACATGCCTGTATTACTGGTTTCTTCGAAATTGGTAGGACCATAGGCATGGATCCGGTTGTTCTGAAGCAGACGATCATTTTGGGCGAATTCCTCCTGTGAACCTTGATCGTAGACGGCGAAGGCCTTGCCACCATTGTTTTTCACCACGGAAAAGACAGGGATGTCGCTTGGGCCATCAGCCACATATATCATATTACGGAATGGTACCCGCCGATCTGAGTGTTTAATGTTAGAATTGACGTTGATTTCGGGGTTTTTGTTACAGCCTTTGTTGATCTCAAATATGTAACGCGTTTTGATGGTGTTGTCGATGACCACACCGATTTGAGAAATATCGGGGTCGTGATGGAGGCTCAGGTCCTGTTGATCCAAGTAGTGCGGAAGGAAAGGCTCCTCGATAAACTCACAACCGTAAATGTTTTCCACAAAAGGAGCTATAATGCTTCCACGAATCATGGATGCGAGGCCTGTGCTGATTATGTAATGCTCTAAACGTATGTCGTGCTTCTTATACTCTTCCTTGAGGGTGACCAGGTTTTGCAGCGATTTGAAGAACTGAGGGAGGCCGGGGTTAAATACGAGCTCCTTCCCAAGCTCTTCCAGCACTTTATTGGTTAAGCCCTTAATAACACCACTTCGCACATAGGATAGCAGATGATTGAGATAAATGGTGTCGGGAGAAACGGTGAGCCCACGCTTTTTATAGGCGTTCGGAAGTTCATTAACCTCTTCCCAAAAGCGTTTTTCGTTAATGCCAAATTTTTTGAAGAGGGGCTGCTGCATGTAGCCGGGGATAAGGGTTTTGTCGAAATCCCAGATGCATGCGACAACGTTTTGAGTGTATAGGCTTGTTTCCATTTAAAAGAGCACCCATTTATACGGGTTGCCTAACAAAACTCCACTTATTTAATCAGCACGAAAATAACCCGACTTCATGGAAGGAATACCACATATCGAGCCATACATCGCCCGGCATAAAGAGCTGGATGGCGAAATCTCGGATCCGGACTTCTTCCAGGATCAACGCCGAGCGGCTACCTTGTCCCGCGAACATCAGAAGTTAGGTATATTGATTGAGCAATATGACGAGCTGGTTCGTCTGGATGGAGAAATTACCGATACCCGTGAATTAGTGAGTGGTGAGGATATCGATGAGGAGCTTAAGGAATTAGCCGAAGTTGAACTTCCTGAGTTGGAAGAGAAATTTCAAACACTGAAACAACAAATTCTAATTTCAATGATCCCACCGGATCCGACCGATTCTCGGAACACGATTGTGGAAATTCGAGCGGGTGCTGGTGGAGATGAAGCAAGTCTATTTGCCGGTGACTTGAGTCGCTTGTACCAGCGTTTTGCGGAATTAAACTCCTGGAAGATTGAACCGATGAGCAGCAGCCCCTCTGAAGTGGGCGGTTATAAGGAAAACATCTTTCTCGTAACCGGTGAGGAAGTTTATCGAAAGCTCCGCTATGAATCCGGCGTGCACCGCGTCCAACGCATCCCGGTCACTGAATCCGGAGGTCGTATCCATACGTCGACGGTTACAGTCGCTATGATGCCTGAAGCTGAGGACGTTGATCTGGATATTGATCAGCAAGACCTGGAAATTACAACCATGCGTGCTTCTGGTGCGGGTGGTCAGCATGTGAATACAACCGATTCTGCTGTGCGAATTGTCCATGTGCCTACCGGTGAAATGGTCTATTGTGCCGATGAACGCTCGCAGCTCAAAAATCGGGATAAGGCATTGAAAGTGCTCTATTCTCGTTTGCTGGAGAAGAAACAACGTGAGGAGCAGGCTAAGTATGCCGCGCAGCGCAAAAGCCAAGTGGGCACGGGTGATCGTAGTGAACGGATCCGCACATACAATTTTCCGCAAGGCCGTATAACGGATCACCGGATCGGTCTTACGCTCCATACTTTGCCGCAGGCCATGGAAGGCGAGCTTGAGCCAGTGGTAGATGCATTGCAACGAGCTGAGTATAAAGACAAATTGGATGCACTCCTTGAGGGTAACCTTAGTTGATTTTCAAACAATTGGATTTTAAATGATTACCCTGCTGGAAGTCCTGGAAAAGAGTACGGATTTTCTTGAGCAGAAAGGTGTCCAAGATGCGCGGCTTAGCGCAGAGTGGATTATGGCTGAGTCACTCGGTCTTAAGCGATTAGACCTGTATCTTCAGTTTGAGCGACCCTTGAAAGAAGAGGAGCTCGGAGGCATTCGGGAAGGCATTCGCCGCAGGTCAAAACGGGAGCCTTTGCAGTATATTTTGGGGAATGTAGAATTTTATGGAGTTACCCTGAAAACGGATGCCAGAGCTTTAATACCGCGACCGGAAACAGAGTATTTAATAGAGCTCCTCCACACAAAGTATCTCAATCGAGAACCCTCACGTATTCTTGACCTGGGTACTGGAACAGGAGCGATCGCAATTGCTATGCTGCACACCTTCCCAGATGCCGAGGCCGTCGCGGTTGATCGTTCAGAAGAGGCGCTGCGGCTCGCTTCGGAAAATGCGGAAGCGGTAGGAGTGTCTGATCGGCTGAGCTTGAGCCAGTCAGATTGGTTCGAAAATGTGACTGGAGAATTTGAGGTGATCATTTCTAACCCACCTTATTTAACGGATGAAGAAATGCAGAGTGCAGAGCCGGAAGTTTCTCAGTATGAGCCAACTCAAGCACTCCATGCCGGAAAAGATGGGCTGAACGACTTAAGCCAGATTGTTGACGAAAGCTTGGGCTACCTCGTTGATGGCGGTGTATTGGCCTTAGAGACCGGAATCGCTCAACACGATAACTTGATTACTCAAGCTAAGGGCCAAGGTTTTACTTCGATGGAATCGATTAAGGATTTGGCTCGGTTGCCGCGCTATTTGATCGGCCTGCGATAGCGGGGTCGGTGAGCTTTCTGAATCCGGAAGGAGTGGTTTGCACACTGGCGGTATCCGCGATACTTGCGTCCTTTGTAATGATCCAGTCGGTCAATATTCGAAGACTCTCCTGCAGATGAATGTCGAGTCTGGATTCATCATCATCTGCCACGTCTTCATTTTCAGCATTAGGATTGTCTGGGCTGGCTTCGACCTCGTTGTTGGTCATGAGGTCTTCCATGGGAGTTCCTTCTTCCACGACGTTTAAAGTAATTTCACGGCTTTCGAAGGTCAGCTTTTCCAATTCTTCCTGTCGGGCTTCCAGCTCATCCCTAAAAGCCTTATCTTCTTCCTTCTGTTGTTTTCTTTTTTCCAGATTCAACGAGTAGGATTTGATTTCCTGTTTCTCTTTAAAGAAATCGATGCTCTCGTTGAGGAATGAAAACTCCTCCAAAGAGCTTTGGCGGGCTTCACTTAAGGAGGTGAGATGTTGCTTCAA
This genomic stretch from Opitutia bacterium ISCC 52 harbors:
- the recJ gene encoding single-stranded-DNA-specific exonuclease RecJ codes for the protein MEWRNASVPERKVAHFAKSLGVPKLIAQLLARLDIEEAEDAHAFLHPRLKHLDDPFRLSHLEAAVDRVRKAMAANERIVIVGDYDVDGVTSTALLVHSLNRFGVFPEYTVPQRQEEGYGLSRAVIDRALGGKPAGLLIAVDCGTNSIEEVRHAKAQGADVIIIDHHRSTAEEPNPAILVNPHVNDGADEPWKNLCSVGLVFKLVHGIVKSLRQDGDPTAFKIQLKEYLDLVAMGTIADLVPLVGENRILASRGLKALESTRREGLHALFHVSGMEIGRTIMSADISFKLGPRINASGRLANAEMTVKMLLSQNLPQCLDMAKQLDGMNKERQGIERAIVEEADKYIETHLQGAHGFVLHNPNWHPGVVGIVAGRISRIHSVPTIVLGKEGALAKGSGRSVPGVNLVEVLGECSELLESWGGHPMATGVSLPLENVEAFQAAFDAGVKRALEGDYFEPEIEIAAFISPDDICRDFMDNLSMMHPFGEGNPEPVFGLRRVQLAQCPEPFGTGHYRFCLRSSQGSYLSGVAWKKADNLPPSDRHLDLAIKVGWNVYNGRRSLQMELLDWKPNS
- a CDS encoding ATP-binding cassette domain-containing protein, with the protein product MIEVQSLHKSYGSINAVNGVNFDVNRGEILGFLGPNGAGKSTTMKMITGFVRPTSGIVLVNGLNVQDHPVAVKERIGYMPENGPVYGEMTVEEFLIFIAEIRGYDDPTIREDKIDHACDLCRLNKVRHQSIETLSKGFKQRVGFAQAILHDPPVLILDEPTDGLDPNQKKEVRKIIRTMAKDKAIILSTHILEEVHALCSRVIIIAKGEVIADETPESLLKRNPKYNALKLEVEDIDLEVVRETLKELPEVSSAEINEGAVEIYPKSKQSIESLVLKVCRDKEWNISRFEKTPVGLDEVFWELTK
- a CDS encoding DUF4340 domain-containing protein, producing the protein MKLRTLVIVAASLAVATSVGYYIRNASLVTPEDDPLIGTKVFDQDILKDVNRVEIAKGGEQVVVELEGSGNWVVRTLYDLPADFAKLNTLIRDLVESDISRKITAREDRLERLDLTQGTLKLMSGPDDSLFEITYGKSINNGKAFVFRNEKTAYLSSESPYIDASSSNWATKTLYEFQADEVAGIQFSLEDGDWGVRRDDKDKDFVSTLPVDVRVPKQSEITSLIGRFTNLRFTEVAERAVEEETQTWKDAQMNTRSLKFTLFSGETITVEMSQPLPPEPAEGEEAPASTPPSVTYLNLSSSQADHAINGMMSRLAFQASSYTFTGIPVEISEVADLPAEEVTAEADKAAQIAPAPGNIDTQSIEEAIETAVEAEAKDPNQPEIKQHIDGNSVIFEVIPPKKEGEEEEATPKSPEEN
- a CDS encoding ABC transporter permease, with product MKQILPVFKREFYGYFRSPVAYVFLIVFLFVSSGLTFYLGRFFDSRVASLDVFFSMQPWIYTFFISAVGMRLWAEEKRSGTWELLFTLPVLIQEGVIGKYLAGWAFISVGIFLTFPLMFTVGYLGDPDWGPIFTGYLGCFLMAGSFLAVCSFTSALTKNQVISFVISVVINLCLVFLGWSVFTNFLSFLPLSWVDALSNFSYTTHFNGFTRGLIVFKDLVFFLSLSFISLLMTVVVLER
- a CDS encoding Gldg family protein, whose amino-acid sequence is MNTSQKFIAGFLLIIILIFTNMFAGLFSWKLDFTDGKLFTLSKGSQVLVEKLEERVDFDFYFSRSVDGLPISFKNYGTRVEEMLRQFEAASNGMIRLNIINPEPDTEEEEAATTAGITPNPVGNGQNLFFGLVLTQADNQETVPFFAYQKENSLEYDIAKALYTVQQWDKPTVGIISGLPVVGTPQMFPGQPPGGQDWVFVQQLRQNFEITQINTPADWPSIVDVLMVVHPQNLDEQMLFAIDQHVLAGKPTFIALDPSSYFMKAQQNQQQMMMGQPPQGVTSNLRQLFTAYGIDFNDMEILVDADNGAQVSTQAGPMQMPTWLNLDEAALNSNEFILSQLDSLLMVEPGSFGIAEGADLEIIPLVQSSDQAGKLFAMLANQIRNPVQLTQNMTASEGRETIAGFVRGNLKSAFPEGKPTPPTPEGAEAAPAPEANSNHLTESVAPSSLFVIADSDWLQEQFSVQRIFGSLFQPLNDNLNLLTNTIEFMSGSQDLISIRPRGNTIRPFKVVEEIEQEAQVEYQQKLDELNNEVQVFENRIRELQTQQGGGNSLILTPELRAEIQELQGNAASKRAERREVRKKLREKVESLGFNLALANLTVIPGIVFAAGILFFIRRHNRK
- a CDS encoding haloacid dehalogenase-like hydrolase, whose product is METSLYTQNVVACIWDFDKTLIPGYMQQPLFKKFGINEKRFWEEVNELPNAYKKRGLTVSPDTIYLNHLLSYVRSGVIKGLTNKVLEELGKELVFNPGLPQFFKSLQNLVTLKEEYKKHDIRLEHYIISTGLASMIRGSIIAPFVENIYGCEFIEEPFLPHYLDQQDLSLHHDPDISQIGVVIDNTIKTRYIFEINKGCNKNPEINVNSNIKHSDRRVPFRNMIYVADGPSDIPVFSVVKNNGGKAFAVYDQGSQEEFAQNDRLLQNNRIHAYGPTNFEETSNTGMWMKMHVCAICDQIVEDREHALTKKVGKPPRHIHKDEVPHPEPQLEQDTMFEEKNEKSH
- the prmC gene encoding peptide chain release factor N(5)-glutamine methyltransferase → MITLLEVLEKSTDFLEQKGVQDARLSAEWIMAESLGLKRLDLYLQFERPLKEEELGGIREGIRRRSKREPLQYILGNVEFYGVTLKTDARALIPRPETEYLIELLHTKYLNREPSRILDLGTGTGAIAIAMLHTFPDAEAVAVDRSEEALRLASENAEAVGVSDRLSLSQSDWFENVTGEFEVIISNPPYLTDEEMQSAEPEVSQYEPTQALHAGKDGLNDLSQIVDESLGYLVDGGVLALETGIAQHDNLITQAKGQGFTSMESIKDLARLPRYLIGLR
- the prfA gene encoding peptide chain release factor 1, coding for MEGIPHIEPYIARHKELDGEISDPDFFQDQRRAATLSREHQKLGILIEQYDELVRLDGEITDTRELVSGEDIDEELKELAEVELPELEEKFQTLKQQILISMIPPDPTDSRNTIVEIRAGAGGDEASLFAGDLSRLYQRFAELNSWKIEPMSSSPSEVGGYKENIFLVTGEEVYRKLRYESGVHRVQRIPVTESGGRIHTSTVTVAMMPEAEDVDLDIDQQDLEITTMRASGAGGQHVNTTDSAVRIVHVPTGEMVYCADERSQLKNRDKALKVLYSRLLEKKQREEQAKYAAQRKSQVGTGDRSERIRTYNFPQGRITDHRIGLTLHTLPQAMEGELEPVVDALQRAEYKDKLDALLEGNLS